One Lucilia cuprina isolate Lc7/37 chromosome 4, ASM2204524v1, whole genome shotgun sequence DNA segment encodes these proteins:
- the LOC111682639 gene encoding ectopic P granules protein 5 homolog isoform X1, which yields MATLEKPKKNKTKKSKTKTSASNVNIEEDSDIETKNCDVNKEIPTTSADDCSEVTKPTNSSIDNINELVASTSATRDNIVTQECFIASGYKDDESELDVKETNKSDVQAEEDVTTPTAPPCLVDIPATTSQTLVQYPQIQRFQYDETVAAPVVYSPTKLRTSAFRLSASKLQPLTQEQLYQYYYCPDLTVAQQFEMEFLMNSLLETYENEPLYVALQEYYHMQSKITMNLHDVKKFRKEAGAAQEHIWVQVPITKTFSEKCGDKIEVKESVTYNIIQVDGKNLEAATSALTVLFDIISNTYTSNLITTKIIKIKIDQMIDELIYCPLKDVEEPIKLQTQLDSNLLAIIAQIRRALSILFHFARKLSPNKDFAKDLKCWFKKLISLHLRLATKEDHWFLLFNILRCPSGVGAWASEFIQIPCNQQTPITPAKHTNELPLQLNSPEINHCMSVLQVLLMPIKKRNEYLKQFTQSQKEITDPVTEERWILVDSDGEDSHTPSGDCVGLKESDLIALLNQVPFEELFRSALTIEKFLDDYIVETDFITAEKMLQVLAFFSQLLTLFGEGMLTYNNERYKQLAKRLGRLMRHSLQYVSDYHELFRQNNISKDLVVAERIALENNNLLLKACSYIYRTRNLATWQYFSSLPFSSMDTDTIWQIFYYLNVGFPTNLTIPEEDYMDLLNDSDFWAKFNIANADSSDEDLYYLLQAFFEMANDRDKNKDWDLIKTICLHIFNIGFINNDTRDICYKTARDMLVNLTLAYEDLMSSLLTQLKIRFDECENVKYLFKSLPLENWKPNMESFEILSNWLLHFDFRTSQNMLARIIISHLNWSFDCDGRLFLPHNIHVRMACLISEALTKHAPEVLGLSGISESVRQVSSLIDFSQSTKEQFSTWCWSIVSILRLHIMDQSVEQVKLTLRNPAEALMFVSELERIDLIYQGVTENRPLALYVSILVSSHGHSIPLICQKGFELMQRLLSDHRHAAVIRCLELIVPLFLETPETLGNSEGFHGILNTLLNADKTYLKMAKDMVYPNTIGPVLELLDNMIHHQITSYTNYGLSSPLNLINIWLHCLTALPNWQNTYVVYLLDKIIRVAYQFSDAHMQCIEFFHNYYRDCTDWKGVNKMSTLKGFFGGNQSKVPAISAYHPWLALVLLEIEYKTQDSYIWTELLRQLNAAGTKPNVDAVLKKTLNIAKKPTYPAQMLVVYKYANLIANMDINHALFPIINQKFFELYLSRIPIHYDEHSFQQVFGVSDKFYDFNVTIMKKIKTQLKAAEVLYESEAKKHAQDEGLSYCYRNCAKIMKTYALWLEDTGMNKMSKEQTNYPPQYNNEKLKEILNGNTNHWTEFLYLPSIRKEQRYQSEQWARKCFRLKVNTNVRSPLQSKAKVTPIQRIKSHLSSYDSRLPPPQYVKPCLFVQQDITQHSLKELKEKLRVLTATATKFHFKTSELNAINRNYMDNIIHLYKMVPYEEIKIKSCNSLLFNRQCSNPARIITTLEMIRKDEQVQEKITTYRERHDKIVDEMLNENVEEFAKCVGQIGQILRLLLIKTNNDPHDVMNQLKTNTGIEYFYHVIENMSDITMKFNATNKFYTELLNDLGVFIQQNQESEGLKILELALKRPNLIKPLSGVFVPSQTRPPHFLKMYKFLIDSHLKLCDTNILFVLFSKFDLILWLESYRPKLFDINNLLQMVLQGLESWSQPSSSLLQDQFRRHLVHIFDYDFPEHYGEVMQMVLDRISDQKLMPVVLLDLLNALLIKFNCEQFNLNTSQEKLEAISMDFARRQNLFNLKASTDTVMLFARHFQKERLSHGLHGLYPKHKDYCKPLALWFSCFGHCLLVTAICTYQELLADQICDLVFGSIIEMYSPWLITYTEQTIQQSSANWIRQLFNSVDGKMLFPWSEQHAGSSRIIIKNFIRTLIFILENLPISHKILAHTFSWYIHHFTVPNIEYFVYGPIHEGIAELPWELFKPQVEYIDMLYDSLQKFIPESHAMLGHIFIRINWNEWFSETLPTIPIQQRTTVVSRLFTIFIKISFEPNIHIQVNTSKTLEDAINYPWYMVEYTELENLLKWFVTTVEPAIILKIPTETNYVDRAVLDLIRLACAMMPERGDQTKNISNATAKRILYTRSMIRLQRACATKNPKLLATKEGHRVFKNAFEELLNTLDQSLYALAATKSHEEQRREALNVMLEIILPMQTQSEETSNLHIECMVKWQDLNAKPGNILMCSILSAIGHMKAFIGGTYTLLETSIAFYFRSSQESLDWHTPSWVNLLQLLQMSLEKLELMPIMRNSSMFTLHVFILYKMEKMPTVGDQITFLQDLSQLVESLKTEPSSEPVLAVVWGAMISWGCRIIAKEPHNAKKPLIMLARHLQIISTQAESWGDGILGAIGFKKDVVTNKRKVLTRCLAIVIFSLFPYKSHSGDRVIPSEDHSSSMRELSMLLANKKFIDVKPLIVQSIGILNEHTMPQLSDVSHLICRIISLFYNNVFLTTVPEVWEMDFKIPNI from the exons ATGGCGACTTTGGAGAAACCGAAAAAGAAT aaaactaaaaaatctaaaacaaaaactagtGCGTCTAATGTGAATATTGAAGAAGATTCTgatattgaaacaaaaaattgcgACGTAAACAAAGAAATACCAACTACTTCTGCTGATGATTGCAGTGAGGTCACAAAGCCAACAAACTCTAGTATAGATAATATAAATGAATTGGTGGCATCGACTTCGGCCACTAGAGATAATATCGTGACTCAGGAATGTTTTATAGCCTCTGGCTATAAAGATGACGAATCTGAACTGGATGTTAAGGAAACAAACAAGAGTGATGTACAAGCTGAAGAGGATGTTACCACACCCACAGCTCCACCTTGCTTAGTAGATATACCAGCAACAACATCTCAAACATTGGTACAATATCCTCAAATTCAACGATTTCAATATGATGAAACTGTCGCGGCCCCCGTTGTCTACAGTCCAACCAAATTACGTACGTCTGCTTTTCGTTTATCGGCTTCAAAACTGCAACCCCTTACCCAGGAGCAactttatcaatattattattgtccTGACCTCACTGTAGCGCAACAATTCGAAATGGAATTTCTTATGAATTCCCTATTGGAAACCTATGAAAATGAGCCCTTGTATGTAGCTCTGCAGGAGTACTATCACATGCAAAGTAAAATAACAATGAATTTACATGATGTCAAGAAATTTCGCAAAGAAGCCGGTGCGGCTCAAGAGCATATATGGGTGCAGGTACCTATTACTAagacattttcagaaaaatgtGGTGATAAAATAGAGGTTAAGGAATCTGTTACATACAA tattatACAAGTTGATGGTAAAAATTTGGAAGCTGCCACTTCCGCTTTAACCGTTTTATTTGATATTATATCAAATACATATACCAGTAAcctaataacaacaaaaatcattaaaattaag atCGATCAAATGATAGATGAATTAATATATTGTCCTTTAAAAGATGTTGAAGAACCTATTAAACTACAAACCCAATTAGATAGTAACCTTTTGGCAATTATTGCACAAATACGCAGAGCTTTAAGTATACTCTTCCATTTTGCAAGAAAATTATCACCCAATAag gaTTTCGCTAAAGATTTAAAATGTTGGTTTAAAAAACTGATATCATTACATTTACGTTTGGCCACCAAAGAAGATCATTGGTTTTTACTATTCAACATCTTACGTTGTCCCAGTGGTGTAGGCGCTTGGGCTAGTGAATTTATACAAATTCCCTGTAATCAACAAACTCCTATTACCCCTGCCAAACATACCAATGAATTGCCATTGCAATTAAATTCACCGGAAATAAATCATTGTATGTCCGTATTGCAGGTGTTATTAATGCCCATAAAGAAAcgtaatgaatatttaaaacagtttaCACAA tctcaAAAGGAAATAACGGATCCGGTAACAGAGGAACGTTGGATTTTGGTTGATTCAGATGGTGAGGATAGTCATACACCTTCCGGTGATTGTGTGGGTTTAAAAGAAAGCGATTTAATTGCTTTACTTAATCAAGTTCCCTTTGAAGAATTATTTAG ATCTGCTTTAACTATAGAAAAATTCCTAGATGATTATATTGTCGAAACGGATTTTATTACCGCTGAAAAAATGCTACAAGTGTTGGCTTTCTTTTCTCAACTATTGACACTTTTTGGTGAGGGCATGTTGACCTATAACAATGAACGTTACAAACAATTAGCTAAACGTTTGGGACGCTTAATGAGACATTCTCTACAATACGTTTCCGATTATCATGAGCTATTTCG acaaaataacatttcaaaaGATTTGGTAGTTGCCGAACGTATTGCTTTGGAAAACAATAATTTGCTTTTGAAAGCTTGTAGCTATATTTATCGTACGCGTAACTTGGCTACTTGGCAGTATTTCTCCTCTTTGCCCTTTTCCTCTATGGATACAGATACGATTTGgcaaatattttactatttaaatgTGGGATTTCCAACAAATCTAACAATACCCGAAGAAG ACTACATGGATCTTTTAAATGACTCCGATTTTTGGGCTAAATTTAATATAGCCAATGCTGACTCATCTGATGaagatttatattatttactgcAGGCTTTCTTTGAAATGGCCAACGATAgagataaaaataaagattgggatttaattaaaacaatttgtttacataTATTCAAT ATTGGTTTCATTAATAATGATACTCGCGATATTTGTTACAAGACTGCCCGAGATATGTTGGTAAATTTAACTTTAGCCTATGAAGATTTAATGTCCAGTTTGTTAACGCAATTAAAGATACGTTTTGATGAGtgtgaaaatgttaaatatttatttaaatctctACCACTCGAAAATTGGAAACCCAATATGGAAAGTTTTGAAATACTCTCCAATTGGCTGTTACATTTTGATTTTAGAACTTCACAAAATATGTTGGCACGCATTATTATCAGTCATTTGAATTGGTCATTTGATTGTGATGGGCGCTTGTTTTTGCCACACAACATACACGTGCGTATGGCCTGTCTTATCTCGGAAGCTTTGACCAAACATGCTCCAGAGGTCTTGGGTTTGTCGGGTATATCGGAGAGTGTGCGTCAGGTTTCAAGTCTTATAGATTTTAGTCAATCAACAAAAGAACAATTTAGTACTTGGTGTTGGAGTATTGTATCAATATTACGATTGCATATAATGGATCAAAGTGTTGAGCAGGTTAAGCTTACTTTACGTAATCCCGCAGAAGCCCTAATGTTTGTCTCTGAATTGGAACGTATTGATTTGATATATCAAGGAGTTACTGAAAATCGACCATTAGCTTTGTATGTTTCAATATTAGTGTCATCACATGGTCATTCGATACCTTTGATATGCCAGAAGGGGTTTGAATTAATGCAACGTTTGTTAAGTGATCATAGACATGCTGCTGTTATCAGATGTTTAGAGCTGATTGTGCCTCTGTTCTTGGAAACACCAGAAACCTTGGGAAATTCTGAAGG tttCCATGGCatcttaaatactttattaaacgCTGATAAAACCTACTTAAAAATGGCTAAAGATATGGTTTATCCCAATACAATTGGGCCAGTTTTAGAACTATTGGATAATATGATACATCATCAAATTACATCGTATACtaa TTATGGTCTTTCATCACCTTTAAATCTTATCAACATTTGGCTACATTGCCTAACAGCTTTGCCCAATTGGCAAAATACTTATGTTGTCTATTTGTTGGATAAAATCATTAGAGTTGCCTATCAGTTTTCCGATGCTCATATGCAATGTATAGAATTTTTCCATAACTACTATAGAGACTGCACCGATTGGAAGGGTGTCAACAAAATGTCCACACTTAAAGGTTTCTTTGGCGGTAATCAATCAAAAGTGCCTGCTATTTCGGCCTATCATCCTTGGTTGGCCTTGGTTTTGTTAGAAATCGAATATAAGACACAAGACTCTTATATATGGACTGAATTATTAAGGCAACTGAATGCGGCGGGCACAAAACCAAACGTGGATGCTGTTCTAAAG AAAACCTTAAATATAGCCAAAAAACCAACATACCCGGCTCAAATGTTGGTTGTTTACAAATATGCTAATCTTATAGCCAATATGGATATAAATCATGCTCTCTTTCCCATAATCAATCAAAAGTTTTTCGAATTGTATCTATCACGCATACCTATACACTATGATGAACACAGTTTCCAACAAGTGTTTGGTGTTTCAGATAAATTCTATGATTTTAATGTAAcaataatgaagaaaattaaaacacaacTTAAGGCAGCTGAAGTTCTATATGAAAGTGAAGCTAAAAAGCATGCACAGGATGAGGGTCTTAGTTATTGTTATAGAAATTGTGCTAa aaTAATGAAAACCTATGCATTATGGCTAGAAGATACAGGCATGAATAAAATGTCTAAAGAACAAACTAATTATCCACCacaatataataatgaaaaactgAAGGAAATTCTTAATGGTAATACA aatcaCTGGACAGAGTTCTTGTATCTACCCTCTATACGTAAAGAACAACGCTATCAATCGGAACAGTGGGCCCGCAAATGTTTTCGTTTAAAAGTCAATACAAATGTACGTTCTCCTTTGCAATCGAAAGCAAAAGTTACTCCTATACAACGTATTAAGTCACATTTGAGTTCTTACGATTCACGTTTACCGCCTCCACAATATGTTAAGCCTTGTTTGTTTGTGCAACAAGATATAACTCAACATTCCCTGAAGGAATTGAAAGAAAAGCTAAGAGTTTTAACCGCTACAGCAAC taaatttcactttaaaacaTCTGAGCTGAACGCTATTAATCGTAACTATATGGACAATATTATACATCTTTATAAAATGGTGCCTtatgaagaaattaaaataaaaagttgcaaCTCTCTGCTGTTCAATCGCCAGTGTTCCAATCCAGCTAGAATAATAACGACTTTAGAAATGATACGTAAAGATGAACAAGTGCAAGAAAAAATTACCACATATAGAGAACGACATGACAAAATCGTTGatgaaatgttaaatgaaaatgttgaagAATTTGCCAAATGTGTTGGACAAATTGGTCAAATTTTACGTTTATTATTGataaaaactaataatgatCCACATGATGTTATGAATCAATTAAAGACAAATACAGGCATAGAGTATTTCTATCATGTCATTGAAAATATGTCCGATATAACAATGAAGTTTAATgctacaaataagttttacacaGAATTGTTGAATGATTTGGGG GTTTTTATACAACAAAACCAAGAAAGTGAAGGTCTAAAAATATTAGAGCTGGCTTTAAAGAGAcctaatttaataaaaccacTATCTGGTGTATTTGTGCCCAGTCAAACGCGTCCTCCTCATTTCTTAAAGATGTATAAATTTCTTATCGATTCCCATTTGAAGCTCTGTGATACCAATAttctgtttgttttattttccaag tttgatttaattttatggTTGGAATCCTATCGTCCTAAATTATTCGATATAAATAATCTATTGCAAATGGTTTTACAAGGTTTAGAATCTTGGTCTCAGCCCTCATCGTCTCTTCTGCAAGATCAATTTCGTCGTCATTTAGTTCATATATTCGATTATGATTTCCCCGAACATTATGGTGAAGTTATGCAAATGGTACTAGATCGTATATCCGATCAAAAACTTATGCCGGTTGTACTACTAGATCTACTTAATGCATTGCTTATCAAATTCAATTGTGAACAATTCAATTTGAATACCAGTCAAGAAAAATTGGAAGCAATTTCAATGGATTTCGCTAGAAGACAAAATCTTTTTAATCTAAAAGCCTCTACAGATACTGTCATGTTATTTGCACGTCACTTTCAAAAAGAACGTTTAAGTCATGGCCTACATGGTTTATATCCTAAACACAAAGACTATTGCAAACCATTGGCTTTGTGGTTTTCTTGTTTTGGCCACTGTCTGCTGGTGACCGCCATTTGTACCTACCAAGAGTTGTTGGCCGATCAAA ttTGTGACTTAGTGTTCGGTTCCATAATTGAAATGTATTCACCATGGCTTATTACCTATACCGAACAAACTATACAACAATCTTCGGCCAATTGGATACGTCAGCTATTCAATAGTGTTGATGGCAAAATGCTTTTTCCTTGGAGTGAACAACATGCTGGTTCCAGtagaataattattaaaaatttcattagaactttaatatttattttggaaaatttacccA TTTCCCATAAAATTCTAGCTCATACCTTTAGTTGGTACATACATCATTTTACAGTTCccaatattgaatattttgtatatggACCTATACATGAGGGTATTGCTGAATTACCTTGGGAACTATTTAAACCACAAGTGGAATATATCGATATGTTATACGACAGTTTACAAAAG ttCATTCCTGAATCCCATGCAATGTTGGGACACATTTTTATACGTATTAATTGGAATGAATGGTTTTCCGAAACACTGCCTACAATACCAATACAGCAGCGTACAACGGTTGTCTCtcgtttatttacaattttcattaaaatttcctttGAACCCAATATACACATACAAGTGAATACAAGTAAAACACTCGAAGATGCTATTAATTATCCCTGGTATATGGTGGAATATACAGAATtggagaatttattgaaatggTTTGTGACGACAGTAGAGCCTGCTATTATTCTTAAGATACCAACTGAAACCAATTATGTCGATAGAGCAGTTTTAGA TTTAATACGCTTGGCCTGTGCCATGATGCCAGAACGTGGtgatcaaacaaaaaatatatctaatGCTACGGCCAAACGCATTTTGTATACAAGATCTATGATACGTTTGCAAAGGGCTTGCGCTACTAAAAATCCCAAACTCTTGGCTACCAAGGAAGGACATCGGGTATTCAAAAATGCTTTTGAggaattattaaatacattagATCAGTCTTTGTATGCGCTGGCTGCAACCAAATCCCATGAGGAGCAAAGACGCGAGGCCTTAAATGTAATGCTGGAAATTATATTACCCATGCAAACACAAAGTGAAGAAACATCAAA tttacaCATTGAATGTATGGTAAAATGGCAGGATTTAAATGCTAAACCTGGCAATATATTAATGTGTAGTATTTTAAGTGCCATTGGCCATATGAAAGCATTCATAGGCGGCACCTATACTTTACTGGAAACAAGCATAGCTTTCTATTTTCGTTCTTCGCAAGAAAGTTTAGATTGGCATACACCTTCTTGGGTAAATTTGTTGCAGTTATTGCAAATGTCCTTGGAGAAACTAGAACTAATGCCGATAATGAGGAATTCTTCCATGTTTACTTTACATGTTTTCATTctatataaaatggaaaaaatgccAACAGTTGGCGATCAAATAACATTCCTACAAGATCTAAGTCAATTGGTGGAAAGTTTAAAGACTGAACCTTCTAGTGAACCAGTTTTGGCCGTTGTTTGGGGTGCTATGATATCATGGGGCTGTAGAATTATTGCAAAAGAACCACATAATGCCAAAAAACCATTAATAATGTTGGCTCGACACTTGCAAATAATATCAACACAAGCTGAAAGTTGGGGTGATGGTATATTAGGAGCTATAGGTTTTAAAAAGGATGTGGTGACTAATAA aCGTAAAGTTCTAACACGTTGTCTAGCCATTGTGATATTTTCTTTGTTCCCCTATAAAAg TCATAGCGGTGATAGAGTTATACCTAGCGAGGATCATTCCTCTTCTATGAGAGAATTATCAATGCTATTGGCTAATAAGAAATTTATCGATGTTAAACCCTTAATTGTTCAATCTATAGGTATTTTGAATGAACATACTATGCCTCAACTAAGTGATGTCTCTCATTTAATTTGTCGTATtatatcattattttataataatgtttttctaACTACGGTACCAGAAGTTTGGGAAATGGACTTTAAAATCCCTAATATATAA